DNA sequence from the Electrophorus electricus isolate fEleEle1 chromosome 19, fEleEle1.pri, whole genome shotgun sequence genome:
TATTATAATTATCTACTATTAGTTACTTTCTATTATAATTATCTACTATTATAATTATCTACTATTATAATTATCTACTATTATAGTTACCTTCTATTATAATTACCTTCTATTATAATTACCTACTATTATAGTTACCTTCTATTATAGTTACCTATTATAATTAACTATTATAGTTACCTTCTATTATAGTTACCTATTATAATGAACTATTATAATTACCTACTATTATAGTTACCTATTATAATGAACTATTATAGTTACCTTCTATTATAATTACCTACTATTATAGTTACCTACTATtattgtaagggttggcaccaggctgaggccccctccggccaccagagggaggcctcgagtcaaccacacttCTAATCGGGCAGTATGCAGCAGCTGggccttatataagcccagtgaccccgTCACTCAGTGCTGGTTCTTTGCTAAAGTTTCGAGCCAAGTTCCTAGCcagtaacttcaggtattgaggtctgtgagccttCATGCTACACCTCATTTCTTCCCTGCAAGGGTGTCTGTGTTGTTAtacatcccctcccctctccagttttcccctcctgagactgtctctctcctgaggcttcccttagccattaaagtacCTCCTGATTTTATTTGGGAatttttagtttggttttccccagtgtatcggggttgccattcttcccgtggcatcctttgttctccctttttccatgctcggTGTGGTggttagtttttccttttgttttacctgttccaagatctaactgttctgcacacgggcccaccatcgTTAGGGTGTGGTgactcacccagtaggctgtccATGTCATCACCTAGCCGACCTGGGTTTGCACCCACCTTACAATTATAGTTGGCTACTATTAGAATTACTTACCATTCAGTTTGCTTGATAATACTTTGAGTTCAGAAGACTTGCAGCATTAATTTCCAGTCACCATGTTGTTTCACCAGAAAGTGAGGTTAAATGCAGGTCTGTAAATGTGGTTACTGCAAACGTATCAGTGAGGTCTGAGTTTTGCTGTGGCTGCAGGTCTATGTGCAGTGTAATGAAGACAACACAgaccaggacacacagactgaggAGCCTGACACCCATGAGAAGTGGACCTTACACCCAGCCGAGACCAACGCCGTGTCTGGAGGTCcaaaacccccccaaacacggcacacacatgcccagagCTGAATGCTTTATTGCAGTACTGTCCTAGCAAATTACTTGATGTATGATTGATTACCCACAGGCCCCAAAGTTTCCCAGAATGCTCAAGAGTCTGTGGCCTGGATGAACGGTGATTCAAAGCGACTTTCCACGTTTCTGCACTCTGCAGCGCAGGTAAGTCAATCTTAATTAGCCTAATCACTCAGAACACTCGTTAActacaaatgaaaaaatgacCTTACCTATTTTTAATTTAGATGTgcttttgaatgtgtgtgtgtgtgtgtgtgtgtgtgtgtgtttgtgtgtgtgtgtgtgtgcgcgcatgcgcatACACGTGAGTTTTCTAGGTGATCGCAGTACTGTTAGAGGAGAATAGGACAGGGAGTGACTCTGTAAAAGGCCTGGACTCTCACATAGACTCCCTCTCCTGCAGTGACAGAACCCTTCAACTCAACACCAAACTCCCCTTAATACATGGTAACAACCCCCCTTCCACTGGGAATGGAACACTTACTTTAACAACATTATTCTGCGTGATGCCTGTGTTTAACATGTTatagcaatgtgtgtgtgtgtgtgtttgtgcgcgcagGTCGGCAGGTCACGCTGCTTCACTTCTCCAATGTGCAGGTGCACATCTTGCTCTCGGTCCACGCTCCGCGCTGCGGCCCGAGTGAAGATACActcgatacacacacactgctgtgtgtgtggaacatcTGGGAGCCGTCTGCTCCCCAGAAATTCCTCATCTGTGAAGCtgaggttcacacacacacctgctgagtCACTGTCACAAACCTCATACAAGACACACCTTTATCAAGTCCAGGTAGCCTCATGTTTCTAATACATCTTATCTAATAACTgatacttctctctctctctctctctctctctctctctctctctctctctctctctctctctctctctctctctctctttcccccccccccccccccccccccctcaggtGCAGTCTTGTTGTTTCAGTCCTGGTCagctctctctggtgtttgcGGGGACGGCTGTGGGTTCAGTCTTGCTGTGGGATCTGAGGGAACATTCTGGCTCTCACATGTGCCTGAGAGTGAACACAGAGGAGTGGACACTACGCTATCCAACCTTCTCCACCGGTCagtcaaacagaaaaacaaagagctGCCCCAGACTGTCCAGGTTTGTGACCTGCTCCTGGTCCAGCCTTTAACACCCTTTGTCAGGTCTTAAGGACACATACAGTCATGTGATTCACACTAGAGTGAGCAGCTGTTCTTCAGACATAAAGGTTATCCTGAGATTGGGTTAAGGTTACCGTAAGGTTAGATTAACTTTAGcagattgtgtgtttgtacagatgCTGTGCTATCGGTGGCGGGGCATCTATCCTCCGTGGTGTCAGTCGAGCCTGTCCTGGTCACTATGGAGGCAGAGTTTAGGGGGCCCCTGCTAGCAGCCCAGGAAGGTAATGCGAACCGCACACGAGTCCCACACACGAGTCCCTGATACATTTCAACATTTACATAATCAAAGGCATTGTTCTCCACTGATTTTACTAAGAAACTAATAGTCTCAATATGAtaaattctttttaatttaaagtaaaataatctgtgttctttaaaaatgaatcacatttgctttgtttaaaaaatgcattaaaaaacactCCCAATAAATCCAATTATTTTGAATGTGAGAAATGCATTACATATGGAGTTCCAAATAGCAATGCACAAGTGTTTTTATATCCAGCAAGTGACTGAACACTCTTCATAACCATCATAATGCTGGTAGATACATTGTCCCGTGCATGAGCTGTACTGCTTCCCACAGAGTTCCCGTTCCCATAAATATCCATTTATTTGTGGGCTGTGCTACATAGCTGTTCCCATAGATGTCAATTTATTGcactaaaattaaaaagttgTGATAATCTGATTGCATAGTAGATAGTACTGTTTGGAAAAAGATGTGTACAAAGGAATTTCTGACTGTAGATGGGTGAGCAAAAGAGAATAAAGGATTTACCTGTCAAAAAAAGATGATTTTGTTACACTGAAGTTCTTCAGTGATGTGTCCGTTCTGAGTGGACATTAGAGCAGTTCTTCCCCCTCATATACGGCAGAGTCCCTGGGCCTATCCTTCCAGTTAGGATCCCTGGATGAAAATGGCCTCCTGATTCTCTGGGTAAGGAATGGTTCCACATGAATGTCTTTCTTTACTCTCATCTGCtgtagaaatgtatttaaacactgtgtgtgtgtgtgtgtgtgtgtgtgtgtgtgtgtgtgtgtgtgtgtgtgtgtgtgagcgtgcgttcTGCAGGTTGTAGTTGAGCTGCCAAAAGCTGATGATTCTGGATCCCAGACAGATCTGGGTACCCCACACCCCTCTGTCctgtaccccacacactactGTACCACACATCCCTCTGTCCTGTACCACACACTACTGTACCACACACCCTTTctcttctcacctctctctctctcaggtttgAGACCAGGGGGAAAGGTTAAACTTCTTCACAGTTCCTCTCTACAGACATGTGACGGCTCTACCTCTCGAGGGGTTgcagaggtcacagaggtcatGCCTCACCTAAGCCTCCTGCTGAGGTTTCTACCCTCAGACTCTAACCACTACTTCATTGGCACCAACATGGTGAGTGCAGGAGGTCAAAAAAGGTCAAAGTACACATCAGACATGGTGAGTGCAGGAGGTCAAAGGAGGTGAGGGTGTCCATCAGACATGGTGAGCACTCTGGTTCAGTATCACTGTGTGAGCAGTGAGGTCACAGTGACATCATGTGACCCCACATCCTCATACAAGCACACTGCATGTTTAAATTTGACCCACGGCTCTTATGGTATAATGTCCTAAAAGACTGCTTTACAGTGTACTTTGAGATTATTCCTGTGCTAGTCACAAATTGATTGTTTAAAGGctgaatgttaaaatgttttttatataagAGGAGAAAGTGGTTGTTTTACGAAAGTGAAGGTGTGTTTAGCTGagatgaggggtgtgtgtgtgtgtgtgtgtgtgtgtgtgtgtgtgtgtgtgtgtgtgtgtgtgtgtgtgtgcgtgctgtaggGGCAGGTGAAGCGAGGCACTAGACATGGCCTCCGCGTTGTCCCGAAGCTCTACACACCTGCAGAGGGCATGAGACCAGCAGAGGTCACCGCACTAGACTTCTGCCCCAACAGAGAGCCCTTCTtcctggtgagtgtgtgtgcgcgggtggtGTTAGTAATGGTGTGTGGTGCGTAGTGctgtctgtttgactgttcctCTTTTACCTGTAGGGGGAGCACATATGCTTAGTTAATGAAAAGAAATTATATAGTTAACAAAAATAGTGTATTTgtcagtaaaagtgtgtgtgtgtgtgtgtgtgtgtgtgtgtgtaggtgggctGCAGTGATGCTACGGTCCGCCTCCACTCCCTTGTGCGGGCGGAGCCTATGTGTGGGTGGTCTGTGGGTTCTGGCAGTGTGCCCACTCACACTGTGTGCTGGTGCCAGACCCGACTCACTGTGTTCTTCGTTCTGGACGCCACGTCAGTCCTGCACGTGTGGGACCTGGCAGAAAGAGAGGACGGTCCAATCAGCTCGGAGAACCTGCACCCAGACCGGTACGAGCACAGGAGAGCAGGTTCTGCCCCCCACCCTCTCTATAGTCCCCTGGATGAGCTGACACTTTCACAAACCACCCCGATCTCTTGTCCTGTTGCTACGGTGATCTGTAAACCCACACACCTCTGATCACCCACCTGCTTCAGTCAGTGTGGTACTGTTTAGTCCTCTTCAGCAGCTGCTGTTAGTATGAACTGTCTGCTCATTATTTGGTTTTAGGGAAGTATATCACCATCATGATCTTTccatttcatatatttaattttctttctttctctccctctctgtcctccatcGTCAGGGTGACAGGCATGGCGGTGTTTGGAGACGCAGACAATCGGCGCTCATCCTCAGGCTTTGCTCTGGTCAGGCAGTCCGGCAGATTGGAGATCCACTTCCTGAAACAATCCCTTGCGCTTTTCCGGACATCTGACATGAAAACACTACGCTCCCTGGCACACAACATGCTCTAAACACTCCTTGGCACACAACACATTCAGAACACTCCCTGGAACACACTCCCTGGCACACAACATGCTCTAAGCACTCCTTGGCGACCCGTACTGAAAGTGTGAGGAGAGAAACTGCAGTGGACCAGCCCAGAGTTAAGCAGCCctactcctggagatctaccacgcTGCTCTGATCTACTGCAGAGTTTATCTAATATACCTGATTCAGCTCATATGGGCTGCATATGCTCTTTGGTATCTCAGTCTCATGTTGGAGATGAGGGAGCTGCTCTGGTAGGCGTTTCACCACACATGTGAACAGGtgatccacacatacacagtaacgCTGGAAACAGCCAGTCTGGCCTGCCTGTGCAGAGTCCACTGGGACGAATACGTCTGTTAATGTCCCCTATCGCTCAGACTATGGCTCACTCACAGTGGGAAGTCCAAGGTTAACGATGGAGACCGCATGTGGGTGGAGCTAGCACCGCCACACCTGTGCAGGGCAGGTGTCCAGGACAGGTGGGGTGCAAATCTGTTACTGCTTACTCTCTGGCCTGTCTGTTAGTGACATTACTGAACCCTTACCCCCCAGAATGACCCAAACCACTAAACATCACTAAATACACATTatcagtaaataaacaaactttttGGTTCGTTTGCTTGTTTTGAAGAATCATTTCTAACCTCAGTGGCTGAGTTAATTCCTTACGATTCTGGTTCAGATGACCGTCATAATAAAGCATAGCGTCGTCCTTCCGTGAGTATGAGCCTGCTCCAGCTCCGGAGGGCACAGGTTAGGTCCTGCGCGGAAGGAGACAAGCCTCGGGGAACGCGCGCATTACTCTGCGGAGTTTTTGCACAAAGTATGCAGTACATTTAGATATTTTTCCAAGGTCTGTCGTTCCTTTGTgcattatttttgtaaaaaaggGGATTGATGTATAACATGTTTACCGTAACTTTACTGACTGATCATTTTACGGTTTTAAAATGAAGCATTTTCCACGCGCAGGAGGTCTGCTCCTCCTTCAGTAGTGCTGATCTGTCTCCTAGCAACCCCTAATTGTGGGGCCATAAAGACTGGCTGGTCCGGTCTCAAGCCCAACAGTGAAGTTTACGCTGGACACAAGCGCCGTTCAGCTGCGTGTTTTACAGGAAGATTGGAAACGGAGATTCTGGGTTTACCGACACTTACGGAAACACTTGGCCATTTGTGAGCGAATAGACCAACGAGATGCATCTTTAGTTTGGGATTTCACCGCAGGTCTACCCGAACGTGCGCAGTCTTGACGCTTTTAAACTCCGATGGATAGTGAAACAGCTCTCGGCAACTTCCTCGGCGTTACTGAGCATGCGCTCCCGGCCGCCGCCGTCGCCGATAACGCGGACACTCTGCACCTCGCCAGGACACGAGCCCCTCCGCCACCGGACACACGAGAGGGAGAACGCAGCGCGCATCGGACATGGCGCGTGGGGTACCCCAGCAAAGGTGCGAGAGCAGAACAGGTGAGCGCGGGCCTGGGCAGGACGGGCGGGGTAGGTACAGATGGGCCAATCCAGGCTGCGCAGACACCCAAACCCTCTGAGCGCTTTTAGGGAAGTAACTAGTGGAGGCTGTTTCctccttgttctctctctcaccctccatcctcccctccACTCCGGTCACTGCTTTCCTTTCTCCTCGAGGTgctttctgtctgtcctctatttcactccatccctcctccctccctgtcGCCTTATGACCTACAGAAGAGGGGTGTTAGGGACCAGCAGTAATACAGAGTAACATCTGAGTAACGCCCCTGACTCTGAGGATTATGCCCCTGACTCTGGGGGTAATAGATCAATTCCTTTATTTAACTGTTCTGTGCGAACCTCCGCCTCCTGTTCCAGATGCCCCACTCTGACTCCTGCCCTGACGTCCTCACCAACGGGCTCCAGCACATCACCCACGTCCCCTGGGAGGACAGCGTGAGTCACGTGACCTGCGGCAAGGGTGTGGGTGGTTTCCTGAGCCTCCACCAAAGTGGGCGCACGAGACGCTACCACCCTGATGGGCGCCTGCAGGATTCATGCCTCCAGCCGGCCCTGGCGGTGCCGTACGAGGGCCTGACCTCCACCCAGCTGCCCGGGAGGGTGGTGGGCTGGGGGCCAGGGGCAGTGCTCACACTGCTGGACATGGAGCTGGAGCCTGTGGCCCACGCACGGGAGCCCCTGGATGTCAGGGTTTGTCAGGTATGCTGTCTGAATCATCAGGATTGTCACTGAATCATCAGGGTCATTATAGAGTCATCAGGGTCATCAGTGAATCATCAGGGTCATTACTGAATCTACCATGAAGCATGATGTAACACCTAAACTTGCACTGTAGCAGTCAAATTAGTCTATGTAGCAAATGAGAGTATAATTCCTACTTAAACAAACATATGTAAAgttgtcttctctttctctctctgcatgtttCTAGGCTGTAGCTGGCTCTCTGGACTTGATCACAGCGGGGGCagggaacgtgtgtgtgtggtgtgtgcgtcaCATGGTGTGTCCTGTGCGGGTTGTGGAGGGCTTAGGGAGTTGCAGTGTGTTCACGCTGCTGGCGGTGGCCACACCCCTCTTAGCCCCCCGAGTCCTGGCAGCATGCCGGATGTCCATCACACTCGTGGACCTGGCAGAGGGTCGTGTGCTGGAACACAAAAGGAACCTCCatccaaggtgtgtgtgtcataattTACTTTCACACACCATCATAACAAGcgtttctcattttctcacataCAGTATTTCTCACTTTTAGGAACGGCAGCTTGTTACATTCTAACAGATTTGGATAAAGGATCCCACTAATCCTGATGAGTGCTTTATCTTCTCTTTGATAACGGGAAGGACTTACTGATGTGGGGTGCTCCTCTCTCTTTGCAGGGATATCACAGGGTTGgtctactgccccctgctggagtcTGTAGTCACTGCATCTACAGACATGACTATCAGAGTGTGGGGGCCAGACTGGGAGCTACGCACAATATTCATGGGTCATACTGGTGTGACTGTCAATCAGCACCACATACCATCCCCCAATACCATTCACCATCACATACTAGCATGTCAAATAATCATTAATTATGCTTTTCAGTTAGCACTACTATTACATTAGCATCAACTCCACTGATAATCCATATTTATTCCTGTAATTTTATAAAGCAGTAAACGAAATGCAGAGTTTAACTCTACCCCCACTCCTAGAGATCTACTACCCTatagagtttagctccacccccactcctagAGATCTACTACCCTatagagtttagctccacccccactcctagagatctaccaccctatagagtttagctccacccccactcctggagatctaccaccctatagagtttagctccacccccactcctggagatctaccaccctatagagcttagctccacccccactcctggagatctactgaTATACTGTatagtttagctccacccccactcctggagatctactgaTATACTGTatagtttagctccacccccactcctggagatctactgaTATACTGTatagtttagctccacccccactcctggagatctactgaTATACTGTatagtttagctccacccccactcctggagatctactgaTATACTGTATAGTTTAGCTCCTGCATTGTTGTGAAATCTGCtaggtggtagatctccagcaGCAGTGTTGTGAAGGCTccttttgtgtatgtgtgtatgtgtgtgttccagctgTGGTCACCTCCCTGTTGCTGTGTCCAGTATCTGGTCTGcttgtctcctcctctctggaTGGGACCGTGCGGTGTTGGAGTCTGGAGGAGGGGGACCAGGTGCAGGTGTCCCTGCCCATCGGCTGTGCCCCTCCCCTGGGCCTGGGTGGACCCAGCACTGACGGCACCTTCTTCTCCTACTCCAGGACCGGGGTCAACTTCTGGACCTTCAGCAGCCTTTGCCAACTCCACTGCAAGCTGGGAGGAGATTCGTCTGGACCTGTCCGTCAAATATTGGCCCCGCCCTCTCACCGGCCCTACCCTGCTCGTGTGCTGTGTGTCCATGGTGACAGTGATGTCACGCTTGTCTCAGCAGAGACGGGGGCTGTGCTTACGGCCTTCAGAGCCAATAGCAGAGTGAGATGTGCTGATTACTGCCTCCTCAAAGAGATCTTATTGGTGCTGACTGAGGAGGGCACAGTGATTAGAGCCAACACACTGACCAATCCTGTGACTGTGCTAGATGAGTGGCACAGGGTGCAGAAAGGGGATTGGTCGAGTAGGAAGAAGCAGGGCATGGTTGAGCCGGCACGCTGTATGGCACTGTACAGTAATATAGCTGACCCACAGGAGGCGCTAGAGGAGTGGATGTCACTGCAGAAGACGAGCAGGAGGAACACGCAGGACAATGGTAGGAACAGGTGGGTTTCAGGACAACCTGCAGGACATATAGAGGGAGGAATGTGTGTATGGAGGGAGGAGTCTGGTTATGAAAGGAGGAGTCTGGGGTCAGTATATGAACCCACTCTCGTCAGTCGTCAGACAGTCCGTAGTCCAGTACTAATCTTAGAGCCATCTATAATAGAACTCAAATATTAACCAAATACAGGAACTGTGATGAAAAAtgctattcacacacacattatttgcATTTAGCAATTATtaggaaataaaaatatgtataaatatttgttcaagcttccagctgtgtgtgtgtgtcaggtttcTGGTTATGCTGGGTCATCATCgtgggtgtgtcagtgtgatACAGATGCAGTCTGGGATTGTCCAGTACAGAACCTCAGCCCACAATGGCCAGAACATCA
Encoded proteins:
- the wdr97 gene encoding WD repeat-containing protein 97 — protein: MDSETALGNFLGVTEHALPAAAVADNADTLHLARTRAPPPPDTREGERSAHRTWRVGYPSKGARAEQMPHSDSCPDVLTNGLQHITHVPWEDSVSHVTCGKGVGGFLSLHQSGRTRRYHPDGRLQDSCLQPALAVPYEGLTSTQLPGRVVGWGPGAVLTLLDMELEPVAHAREPLDVRVCQAVAGSLDLITAGAGNVCVWCVRHMVCPVRVVEGLGSCSVFTLLAVATPLLAPRVLAACRMSITLVDLAEGRVLEHKRNLHPRDITGLVYCPLLESVVTASTDMTIRVWGPDWELRTIFMGHTAVVTSLLLCPVSGLLVSSSLDGTVRCWSLEEGDQVQVSLPIGCAPPLGLGGPSTDGTFFSYSRTGVNFWTFSSLCQLHCKLGGDSSGPVRQILAPPSHRPYPARVLCVHGDSDVTLVSAETGAVLTAFRANSRVRCADYCLLKEILLVLTEEGTVIRANTLTNPVTVLDEWHRVQKGDWSSRKKQGMVEPARCMALYSNIADPQEALEEWMSLQKTSRRNTQDNGRNSVIQMQSGIVQYRTSAHNGQNISSVQAYPDNSCLLTTGEDDSVLVWRVFPYAQECVSLQASVFCAHTPVCEALLDSVLAICMQQPHSATYCLVQYNLHTHTRMDHPPEHGHSSTITGKHTQTRVHGPPTRARPQQHDHR
- the dync2i1 gene encoding WD repeat-containing protein 60, yielding MYSDKKITKEDTWRPEDLRRHLQGQDRKSQRRERSKREEVQRTHRTGESTERTRQDSETDVRRERERQREKESTSERTNLREPEKEREEESRRKEKREKERRKERERVGEHLGWERRTERDDKETKDREEKQIQRYKKRDEKLGRYKERDREKERYRDKDREAERDRWKEKEREKQRKGREKNRERGGRKDYDWEKEREGGEREKERERERRRAERGKEEKAEKERGKEKEGSVEDKHREKEKEHERERRERHREREYSQEQEEWRERKRREKAGHRQLSGPVDREERERRKREKELWEAEENGGALHNAREAERHNHHHHHPGGEGGADRDRTREREKHKEKRYEDSKSSHGNRDQGVESDEVGGMKNEDYEEDFEDYEEDFEEVDEDEGKEEEEDENGESEGWRELSAHRSDEIKAIQRAMEEENELVSATLTRPPTKEAEAAHRDLLSAQTERRPARVQTHGRVIDFTAARQREVSQQAARRQQKRSVELLRLIELDFSVTESLLDLPPVSEYDMYIKSFGMSNTKQVYVQCNEDNTDQDTQTEEPDTHEKWTLHPAETNAVSGGPKVSQNAQESVAWMNGDSKRLSTFLHSAAQVIAVLLEENRTGSDSVKGLDSHIDSLSCSDRTLQLNTKLPLIHGRQVTLLHFSNVQVHILLSVHAPRCGPSEDTLDTHTLLCVWNIWEPSAPQKFLICEAEVQSCCFSPGQLSLVFAGTAVGSVLLWDLREHSGSHMCLRVNTEEWTLRYPTFSTDAVLSVAGHLSSVVSVEPVLVTMEAEFRGPLLAAQEESLGLSFQLGSLDENGLLILWVVVELPKADDSGSQTDLGLRPGGKVKLLHSSSLQTCDGSTSRGVAEVTEVMPHLSLLLRFLPSDSNHYFIGTNMGQVKRGTRHGLRVVPKLYTPAEGMRPAEVTALDFCPNREPFFLVGCSDATVRLHSLVRAEPMCGWSVGSGSVPTHTVCWCQTRLTVFFVLDATSVLHVWDLAEREDGPISSENLHPDRVTGMAVFGDADNRRSSSGFALVRQSGRLEIHFLKQSLALFRTSDMKTLRSLAHNML